The stretch of DNA ggactggagggagtatttgacaacactttgtaaTAAATCGCAGATTGGAGAAGATAGCTGTTTGTTTTGCAAACGCTTTAGGGCTATTTGAGAACATTGGGTTGATGTATTGATTATATTGTGttaatgttatttttgtttttttggatgGAAGATTGATGGGAGACTACATAATCTTAAGAAAGATGTTTCTGTTCAAGACACTAAGCATCGGAGGACACTAGCTGAGGTTTGtttatgaactattttgtttgtgttattatattgaaatttgcaagtgtttttggttttaaatgttatgaaatataaaaggaaagaATTTTGTTACCCTCATGATGTTTGAAAACTTGTTTTCCTTTTATAATAcattggattggattggataGGTCTCCCATTTgagttttgttttctttctatttctGGGGATGAAAATTGTTAGTAACACACTTTTTATCAGTCTCGTTATTCAGTTTCCTCGTAATTTGATCACCTTTTGAACGGACCTATAATAGAAACTTTGTTGAAAAGAGTTGTTGCTACAATTCCTCTTTAGAAGAATCGGGGCGTTCTAAAACATGTTATGTAAACAGGGATTgatattttgggatttttgaattggaatgattttttaaatatatgctTCTGTTTCCTTTTCAGCTGGAGAAAGGTGTAGATGGGTTGTTTGAAAGCTTTGCGAGGTTGGATTCACGTATTTCAAGTGTTGGTCAGACAGCTGCAAAGATAGGAGATCATCTCCAGGTAGGGATTAGAGTTCTTCCACCCTTCATCTGTGTTTGATAGAGGAACTGTGATCTCACATTTACTTGTATTATGATGCTTTATTGATAAGTTGATTACTCCTTTCCTTTGTGTTTGAAATATAATCTCATTTGcaattttattctttcttgCCAGAGTGCAGATGCTCAGCGAGAAACTGCCAGTCAAACTATTGAGCTGATAAAAGTACAAACCAGCCAACTCATTTGGTTTATACCATCATTCATGTTGGAAAATTTACCTTTATGGTTGATTAATTTCTGCAGTACTTAATGGAGTTCAATAGCAGCCCTGGTGATCTGATGGAGCTTTCTCCTCTTTTTTCTGATGATAGCCGTGTTGCTGAGGCTGCTTCAATTGCCCAAAAATTGCGTAAGTATCAAGAGATCtcttaaattttataatgcTTTGGCCAAATTATGCCAGTGCTGAGTCAATTCTTTTAATTTCAGGGTCATTTGCTGAAGAAGATATTGGAAGACATGGTATAAATGTCCCATCTGCAGTGGGAAATGCAAATGCTAGCCGGGGATTAGAAGTTGCAGTTGCTAATTTACAGGATTACTGTAATGGTCAGTATTTTACGAAAAATCTTGTACAAATTAACTTTCcattaaaaatgaagaaatatagTCCGcatgaattttttatgtttattcagTCAAACTGAATAATTAAGGGAACAAAGGTTATACATATTTCCTGTTAAAACTGTTATGAACTTATAATGTTGTCCATCCACAAGAATTACATTAATGACAAGGTACATGATTCAGGATCTAAGATTTTTGTGATCCTCCAAAAGATGATCAACTTTGTCAAGGTGAAATTTCATAGACAATTTGACTTATCAATGACGTAGACAGATTTCAGTACTTATTAAGTAGGCTCTTGCTATAGGGAAACTAAATAGGTTTGTTGTTGATCACACATGTATCTCTATGGTCTTTTGCATGCACTGTATTCCATACAACttacaaaaacaaacaatacaATTTAACTTTACTAAACAACACTGAGGTAATGTTTGAAAATTTTCCCTTAAGGAGTTCATTGAGCTTGTGTTCTGCTTTTATCCATTCTCTGTGTTTTTTTTCTATTGAAATGCAAATATCTAATTTTGAAGGACATGTTTGTCTATTGCCTCTGGTCTTTCGTAAATATGGTGTGAtccaaatacaaataatattgAGGAATGTGTGATCAAATACAAAGAATATTGAGGAATTGAATTatatagaaaattttatttactatccctctctctctctagcCTAGAAGACATATCAATAGTTAGCTCAATTGCACCTTTCCTTTATACCAAGGCCCACGGTCAGTCTTGTACCTCTCTCTGCTCTTTAAGAACATAAGAATAAATAGATCCTTTTAGAGTAACTGTCCTTTTTACATATGGGTAAGACCAAAATATTTTGCAGCAGTCCATGAATGATAAAGTCTGACTTTTAGGTTTCTCTAGCAATAAAAGTTTCATAACCCTTTAACCATTTCTGCAGAACTGGAGAATAGACTGCTTTCTCGGTTCGATGCAGCGTCGCAGAAAAGAGAATTGACCACAATGGCAGAATGTGCCAAAATTTTATCTCAGGTAATAACATTTGTTATAACTGATTACCCCTCTCCTGCCGCCTGCTACTCCATCCCTAATAATATATGTCCATTgcttgttataattttttttttgtgaatttgtCAATATTGCATAGAATTAGTGTTGTATTCATGGTTCTGCATACATATTCAAATCACATTTGTCATGGAGCACTCTTTAAATAGAACCCTGACTTTGGTTTATGATTTGTACAATGTTGTGGTTTGGAATGTCTCTCCTTTGCTTCCCATGCTTGCAGTATATGCTGCTCACTTGCTTATAATAATGGAGATAAAACAAATGCTTTTAAAAATGTATCAAATgtttaatatttgatttgataaataAGTGCATCTATTTAACTAAATTGCTGTCTGCAATACAGTTCAACAGGGGCACAAGTGCCATGCAACATTATGTGGCAACACGTCCAATGTTTATTGACGTGGAAGTAATGAATGCAGACACGAGGCTTGTTCTTGGTGACCAGGCTGCACAAACTAGCCCTAATAATGTTGCTCGTGGGCTTTCCTCCTTGTACAAAGAAATCACAGGTTCGAAGGATACTTTCTTCTCTTAGTGAAGCGATTATTTTCGTAAAAGAATCAGCAATGACAGGTAATTTGTTGCAGATACTGTTCGTAAAGAGGCTGCAACAATCACTGCTGTATTCCCTTCACCGAGTGAAGTTATGTCAATTTTAGTTCAGGTACCATAAAATGATCCTCACTGAGTATTGTGACTTTGAATAGGTAGTTTCATTTGGTGCTTTCATAAAAATGaacttgtaattttttattgttattctGGATGCAGCGAGTTTTAGAGCAGCGAGTCACCGCCATTTTGGACAAACTATTAGTTAAACCATCTCTTGTAAATTTACCTTCCATGGAGGAAGGTGGGCTCCTATTCGTGAGTATAATTAACCATCTGACTTCATTACTATCATCCAAGTGCTAGTTTAGACCGCAGGCTGATCTCTATGTAATTTGCATTTGGTTTGAGGCTGCAGTATCTTCGAATGCTAGCAGTGGCGTATGAGAAGACCCAAGAACTTGCCAGAGATCTCCGAACTGTAGGATGCGGTGATTTGGATGTTGAGGGTAATGAATTGACTTTGAATGTGCCTGATTTTGATGAACTCATCTCTAAAAGGAATAGTGGTTTAGAACATAGATGCAAATGGTACTAGAAGGAATCATTTATCTTCCCATTAGACGTATTTTATGACAATACTTGAGTATTCAAAAAAGGTTTTGTTTTTGTAGTGATACAATGATTCTGGCTTTTTTCCTTTTGCATCCTtacaaaaaccaaaaacatgAATTAGAACCAAAGTTttgagataaaaaataaaaagccaAAAAGACCAAGATTatggacggagggagtagttactAATATGATTATAAAAACTGATTATCATTTTTAATCTCAGTTTCACACTTAACAGCTTGCTCTggcaataaatttatttttatcaagtaTTTTTAATGGTAAAACATAGaagtttaattattatattagcTCAAtggaaaatattatatttaatctGCGGATCCCAAAAGCTCTATTCTTGCctcattttaacttttttagttttatattcTCTCACCATCTCATAAATTAGCACCGATGTTTGACATGTTTTATTCTGTACATTTCAGGCCTGACAGAGTCCCTGTTTTCAAATCACAAGGATGAATATCCTGAATATGAGCAGGCAGCTCTTAGACAATTATATAAAGTGAAGGTATGCAATTGTGTAAAATTTTCCCTCGTTCCAAATTGGATTTGGTTTCAAAAACCTTTATGTGGATAAGTGCAATGCAGATGGAAGAATTACGTGCTGAAAGTCAGATTTCTGATTCATCTGGTACAGTTGGGCGCACAAAGGGTGCTACAGTAGCTTCTTCTCAGCAGCAAATATCTGTCACTGTTGTAACAGAGTTTGTGCGTTGGAATGAAGAAGCAATCACAAGATGTAATCTCTTTTCTTCCCAGGTAAATTCTTCCACGATTACTTGACcgaaaaaaaattcttctacGATTGGAATTCGGGAAGGCATTTTATCTATGAAGAATCCTTTGCATTATAGTTGTTGCTTTGGGTAACTTCAATAAGCACTTTCTGTTCAGTAGGTTTTGTTTAGTTGGATTAGAAGTGTAACTGCCTGGATGTAAGAAACATGATATATGAAGTTTACTTTATCAGATATAAGCTtcagcaagttttatttttcttccatCCTCCGTTGTCTCTTTCAATTCAGTTTTAGCTAGTGAACagattaattatattaaatccATTTAATGTCAATAAAACATTTATCTAAGTTTGTGTGTTATAGTATCATCAAAATGTATCATAAAGAATTCATCAGTCCTTTATATTCCTATGTGTCTCCGGCACTTACAAACTTTTTGGTAATTAAGATGCTAATATTTTTTCTGAATTTGATAAATTAATCCTTGGTAAGTGcaattataatttaaaactaCTTTTGCTTTACAGGCTGCTACACTGGCTACCCATGTAAAAGCAGTGTTCACTTGCCTCCTAGACCAAGTAAGTACATTTCACATTTTGTCACCATTCAGATATTTGATACATTTAGTGGGCAGGAGCTCATTCTTCTGGGGTCATTCATGATATATTTTACAGGTTAGTCAATATATAGCAGACGGTCTTGAACGGGCTAGAGACGGTTTGACTGAAGCAGCTAATTTGAGGGAAAGATTTGTGCTGGGTACTAGTGTTAGCCGTAGGGTGGCTGCTGCAGCCGCATCTGCTGTAATTACATGACTTTTTTTGCATGTTGTTGTTCAAGTTCTGTGTAGTATGAAATTAAAGGACATTAAGCCAAACATAATGGAGATTTACTTGTTGATATGCAGGCGGAGGCTGCAGCTGCAGCTGGTGAAAGCAGTTTTAGATCTTTCATGGTTGCTGTACAACGTTCGGGAAGCAGTGTAGCTATTATTCAACAAGTATGATGAGTATtaatgatttttaatattttttttgaccataaacataaataaaaccTCATAACAAATATGAATTCTTCTCTACAGTACTTTGCCAATTCAATATCTAGGCTTTTGCTTCCTGTGGATGGTGCACATGCTGCTGCTTGTGAAGAAATGGCTACAGCAATGTCCAGTGCAGAGGCTGCTGCTTATAAAGGACTACAACAATGTATTGAAACCGTCATGGCTGAGGTCAGTTGGTACTGTAATATGGCGAGTGATATCCAGTGTTCAATTACTTATTGTAAAACTTCTATCATGAGACTACACACTATCCACCCACTCCTAATGGCTACCCTGTCTTTGCATAGCATAATTTATCCGTATAATAAATTTAGTCTGGATATTTCTCATgtacttttatatataaaagtctTAGTTCCTAATGTATTCCACAATAAACCCCTTTGCAGGTAGAGCGATTGCTTTCAGCTGAGCAAAAGGCTACAGATTACAAAACAAATGATGATGGAATGGTTCCTGACCACCGGCCAACTACTGCCTGCACAAGGTTGCCGAGACTGGAATAGTTGAAACTAGCATTAAAAATGATGACAATTATGTTTTCTATAATTTATACTACctctggtcctttttataagagacaactGGGTCAACAAAAGTTGACGTATTTAggccaaatacatcaacttttgttgagccagtgtctcttataaaaaggagcAGAGGGAGTATATCGCATGGATGTGAACTTAGttgtttttacttttgaatatttaaaattttatgatttCATTCTCGATGTGTATTTTGACATAGCAGTGTTTTTGAAAACTGGGTTGATCTTTGAACCAAGAAAAGGAAAGATCCTATATTTTGTGTGTTCAAAACAACGGAAATATCCAAGGATTGGAgatcaaattgtttttttttttttttttttgtgtaaactaaaaagaaatatataataGGTTTCAATCTGTAGAATAAAACacccaatatatatatatatatatatatatatatatatatatatatatatatatatatatatatatatatatatatatatatatatatatatatatatatatatatatatatagctccGGTTCACTGGTTTCTAAGCTTCTGGTTTTAGATGAATGGCCAGCCTGGATAAAATATCGGCTCCTGATTTTCCTTCTAATCAAGTTTTTAAAGCAGGGCTATATAGATTATCATGAGTACCGATCTCGTTGCTGTTTAAGGACCAAGATTAATCTTATGTATCATATGTGACTTGGGGATGATTTATTTTCATATCAGATGATGCCTTGAAGTGATATTAAcattgttaagagtctcacatttgATGAGATAAAGCAtgaacatgagtttataagtagaggcagtcctcaccttacaaactggttttgtaaggttgagttatgCCCAACCCAAAATTCTAAGATTGTCATTTCTGCTATATCTATTTGATCTTTATAGTATTATTAGTTCCTAACCACTATACTGGGTTTCCTTGTCAGGGTTGTGGCTTATCTTTCGCGGGTGCTGGAGTCTGCATTCACTGCTTTAGAAGGTCTTAACAAACAAGCATTTTTGTCTGAATTGGTATGGTGTTTTATTTCTGATCATTGACTATATATTGTTTGATGTTTTCTTAACAAATCAAATTGTTAAGATTCAAGAAAATTACTGGATCTTGGATTGagcatatttgtttgaaatgtaTGAACAAGACACATTGCACCAAAACTATTAAATGAAAATCAACTCAGTTAAGATAGCCTTTTGATTAAGCTAACTGTGCATTGGTTCCAATACATGTTTTACACTTCCATAGTTCCATCAAGTGATCTGACTTGTACTGAATAATCATCATGGTGTACTTTGTTAGTTTTATTACCAGTTTAATGTTAAATTATAGATACTAATCATACGGCATGATTATTTCTTAGGGTTTTGAGATGGTTATGAACTTATGATAAATAGTGCTATTTTCAGTTTGTTATCCTAATTTCTATCATAATAACATAGTTAATCTGTCATTTCAGGGAAATCGCTTGCACAAGGTTTTGCTAACCCATTGGCAGAAATATACTTTCAATCCAAGGTATTTTCCCTGGTTCTTTCATATTACACACCACAATAATACACTGTGTTGACCTGGAAAAAGTTGTTAACATTCTAGTCGCAAACTGATTTTCCTTTGTGTGTGTAAGTTGTAACTTGCAAGGGAGGTGTTTTTGTCCTCAATTTTTCAGTTGCTGTGCTGACTGTTGTATGTTTATGAAACCTTTTGTAGTGGGGGATTGCGGCTGAAGCGTGACATTACTGAGTATGGAGAGTTTGTACGCAGTTTCAATGCTCCTTCTGTTGACGAGAAATTTGAATTGTTGGGCATGTAAGCTGAACAACATATTTAAAAACTGAGTTTTAGCCTTTGCCTTCCATTATATACAAACTGATTCTGAACATTTTCTGTAGAATGGCCAATGTATTTATTGTTGCTCCTGAGAGCCTTGCAACTTTGTTTGAGGGCACACCCAGCATTCGGAAAGATGCACAAAGGTATAATTACACTGGACATGAGACTAATCTGCACTCTAATTAAATCTCAGTTAGGATTTTCATTACTCACAAGACAACCCTCCcctgcaaataaagaaataattgaATGTTGTTGATCTTGTTTGCTGATAAAATGTTCATTCCTATGTGATCTCCAGATTTATTCAACTTCGGGACGACTACAAGAGTGCCAAGCTTGCATCCAAATTGAGTTCCTTGTGGTCTTAAGAAAAGTGGGCTTGTGATCTTAACTGCCTCTCAATCTTGGTAAAGTATACatttcaacttttttctttGGGATATGAAACTTGCTCTCAGACCAAACCGACCCATTTGGCCGTGTTGGAAGACTGGCGCTGTTAGAAGATATTTTGGTAGTTTCCCCTCTTACAGAACGTATCTGAATGCATGGCTTGGAAAGAAGAACATGTAGAGCTGTATTTTAATATATTCATTGTTTATTTCAAATTCCAAAAGTTTCCCTTTGTGAGAGTATTgtgtttatatttttcatatttgagTTGTTGATTTTTAGTGCTAAGTGAGTGAACTCTGTTGAGACTGAGTAAATATAGGTTATACTTTACCTTTAattaatgtgtaactttaattTCCATGTGCTGTTTATGGATTATACGTTGTAATATGGCATCTCTCTTGCTTTCTTTTTTCCATCTCTCTTTCTCACTAAACAGGAACTGTTTTCTTATGAACttcttattcaatttttttcccaTCTCTTTAGGCCTCATAATCTTATACTaagcttatatataaaaatactcTTTAACATTTTTCGCCTTTGACTATAGAAATCAAATTACTTAAGCGTTTGCTAATAAACACTTGATTAAGCTTTCTATTCAAACATATCCAAAATATTGTAAATGCATGCCattatgttaaatatttattggtCATTTCAAATTCCAAAGTTTCCCTTCGGATGCTTAGTATTATgtttaggcaaatgctaaatagtgcccccgaggcactctttaagcccttaaatagtaagctttttatagaatttttatcggaatgcgtaaagttaacgcattggaaattgtagtgtttaactttttgaataaaaagtttctttaaatggaatgcttaaagagtgccccgggggcactcgttagcaagacccgtTTGTTTATACtgtattttttatatgttttgacACACAATTGCTCAATTTTAATCCCATAAATTTCAATTCCCAAGTTTTATAAGTATTGATTTCAAGCCTCCAAgttttataattgtttgattttggcCCTTCAAGTTTTAATGGTTTAATTTTGACACTCAAATTTTTCCAATTGACACTCATCTTTTATAGGTTTGTTCATAAAATTTAGTCTCAAATATCTATATGTCatgatttgatttgatgcatgtgtaaactaattttacacaatcggtgtatataaattaaatcatattatcattttattttcaattcaaaaatTTAAGAGAAAAAGTAATATGTAcagacagtgtaaaataattttgcacCGTTAACCAATAGCCCTCATGTTTTCTGCCACATCACTCAactttcttaatatgacatGACAAATTAATAGTTTGTCTTGGATGATCAACTAATTTACACTgtcaatacatttttttttacgatactGTAAATACATCTCTATTAAActgaaaatttaaaatcacaTATTTCATAGTATGCATGTGATATGTGTGTGTGTCGgtgtaaatattttaaatgcTCTTGAACCGTCATGCCATTTAAAGAGGATCATTTTCCTGTCAACTTTTGTAATAATAGCAAAATGTAGTTACATATAAAGTGGAAGAAAATAATTCTTTTAGCAATAATTTTACCCGcaataaaatttctaaattataCTAAGgcaaattctatggtacatatgCTAATttctaatgtaccggtacattggataattaaattaataggtaaatgaatattttttaaagtaaattaattctcttatcattaaaataattatagcaactaaatatttttcatcaaaactgtcaaaaatataaaattcgatattttttgaatttttattcatcataatagtcaatattgaattttttagaaaacaaatattagaaaaattcgtataatgcttataaacaataaaattgtgttttttcttgtgaaattattatttctaaaatacaataatcggcTAATAGTTTTttagttcataaaaataatcgctaatttatcaatttaccGACctgatgtaccggtacattcaaattattcgaaTGTACCGTAGAAGCTCCCAATTAATTCACAAAATCTATCAAGGCTAGGAAATGGGGaaattagtaacaaaattaaataaaatattgactcTATAAAATAAAGTTTGTTACCTATAAAAAAACTTCATGATTAATTGCTTCATTTACTCAATCAAACAAAACCAAAGTTAATCATCATATATACATATTGATGAACAAGTAATATAGTGGAAGTGTTTTATCTCTTCTTCCCTTTTATTGCATACAGATCCAAAATATGGTATGCTTTCACTATCATATGGATGAGATTAAAGTTAACTTTTGCTATTGTCTCCAATATGAAAATATAGTGCACAAAAGTTATGTTTCTACcttatttcattttttcaaatgtATAAAGTCATTGACTTTTTTCACAAATTATAAACTATTGTTCTAGTTATAGGAAAAATGGAGCGACACAAAATTTATGATAGAACCAAGCTAAATATGATCTAATCTAATTCTAATCACACTTGGTGGTTAGGATAAGAGATTTAAGTAATGAAATAAAACAAAGGAGAGTATGATCTCAACCACCTATCATAACTAACATGAAATTTGGCGTGTTTGTTCAGCAACACGAATTTCCTGCACACTGTAAGAGACATTGTGATCGTTGGTcgatattaaatatttaatatcgACAAACGATAAATATTAATGGTTTACATTTCAAACATATTttgattacttttaaaaaaaaaatgctattatTGAACTCGGGATCTCATAAGGTCAGTCACAAATCTCCGACTGCATTGCATGGAGTTAGTGAGTGCAGACAATCTGCATTCCTTGGTTTAGTATGTATGTCCAATTCATAGAGGGATATGAtatgaacaaaaaaaagttaaacaaaCAAATACTTCGTTCTATATTTGTTAATTAGTTGCCACGATTTGTTGCAAACGTTGAATGTTTTTAGTTTGGTTCAGTTAGGATATACGATCATCCCTCTGATCTTAAGTATTTAACCCTATTTTTAAGTCAGATTCATCAACtttcttttattcatttttgcttataattaatattagaataaatattcatatttgtGTTCGAAAATATTTAATCAGATTGTTTAGTAAAAACGAGGGGGGCTTTTCTCTGCTGTAAAGTCCAATTATTTTTGCAAATGCTAGAGTTATTTATGTTGTTCAAACTATATATACTTCAACATATAAAAAGTTTTATCGTACACAAATCATAGCTCAACGGGCAGAAATGCCAAAATAGCTAATGACGGACGTCAGGATTGGGGTTCGAACCTTGACCACTTCAttctgtgtgtgtgagttttcaatgacttttcCATTTcgtctattaaaaaaaacatgcaaaaagatttagaaaaataacataaatatgtggcaaaattaatttaaaaaaaaagaaagaaagatcgCACATGGATGATGGATCCCATCGCGAAggaaaaataagatttttgaaaaaatgacaatGTTAAAGACAAAAGTCACAACAACATATCTAGATTGATTAGTTCTTTCCAAAGGAGTAAAATGCGGTTAAAAGGCTCGTGGATGCTAAGTTTTGaaatttggattgacttataaGGGCCAAATTTTATAGAGATTTCTTTTTGTCATCCTACCAGTTACTTGCGCGTTctataagttttttattttaccattccgctatttaagtagtagATATGTAaccaaaatttttataacatccgctaatTAAATGgcggacattataaaaattttggtaaggtattttttactcaaaaaaatctcatttttataacgtctaaTACTTAAGTATCGGAAAGAATTCTGAATGGTGCAATGAAAGTCTCACATTTAAAGTAAAACTTTCATATATAAAGAAAATGTCTCATATTTAAAGGACAACTTTCATATATAAAGCAAAAAGTCTCACGTTTGAAGTACAACTTtcatatatagttaaaatattacaaaagttataaatatgagaaa from Trifolium pratense cultivar HEN17-A07 linkage group LG5, ARS_RC_1.1, whole genome shotgun sequence encodes:
- the LOC123883121 gene encoding exocyst complex component SEC10b-like; this translates as MREPRDATKTDVKTTKPATSTTSFPLILDVDDFKGDFSFDALFGNLVNDLLPSFKLEDLEAEGADSQPNVNKFSQATNPLFPEVEKLLSLFKDSSKELIELRKQIDGRLHNLKKDVSVQDTKHRRTLAELEKGVDGLFESFARLDSRISSVGQTAAKIGDHLQSADAQRETASQTIELIKYLMEFNSSPGDLMELSPLFSDDSRVAEAASIAQKLRSFAEEDIGRHGINVPSAVGNANASRGLEVAVANLQDYCNELENRLLSRFDAASQKRELTTMAECAKILSQFNRGTSAMQHYVATRPMFIDVEVMNADTRLVLGDQAAQTSPNNVARGLSSLYKEITDTVRKEAATITAVFPSPSEVMSILVQRVLEQRVTAILDKLLVKPSLVNLPSMEEGGLLFYLRMLAVAYEKTQELARDLRTVGCGDLDVEGLTESLFSNHKDEYPEYEQAALRQLYKVKMEELRAESQISDSSGTVGRTKGATVASSQQQISVTVVTEFVRWNEEAITRCNLFSSQAATLATHVKAVFTCLLDQVSQYIADGLERARDGLTEAANLRERFVLGTSVSRRVAAAAASAAEAAAAAGESSFRSFMVAVQRSGSSVAIIQQYFANSISRLLLPVDGAHAAACEEMATAMSSAEAAAYKGLQQCIETVMAEVERLLSAEQKATDYKTNDDGMVPDHRPTTACTRVVAYLSRVLESAFTALEGLNKQAFLSELGNRLHKVLLTHWQKYTFNPSGGLRLKRDITEYGEFVRSFNAPSVDEKFELLGIMANVFIVAPESLATLFEGTPSIRKDAQRFIQLRDDYKSAKLASKLSSLWS